The proteins below come from a single Osmerus mordax isolate fOsmMor3 chromosome 3, fOsmMor3.pri, whole genome shotgun sequence genomic window:
- the psmd3 gene encoding 26S proteasome non-ATPase regulatory subunit 3, with the protein MKETTAKRREKPKDSKADKQKDAGPEPQDVEMPEEGATNAVKLPKELDSITLEDIKEHVKQIEKAVSGKEPRFVLRALRALPSTSRRLNPNVLHKAVTGFYTANAAGKDFLLGFLEEPMDTEGDVQFRPRTGKAASTPLIPEVEAYLQLLLVVYLTNNKRYTEAQKVSDDLLQKMGSQNRRALDLVAAKCYYYHARVYEFLNQLDTIRSFLHTRLRTATLRHDADGQATLLNLLLRNYLQFNLYDQAEKLVSKSVFPELANNNEWARYLYYTGRIKAIQLEYTEARRTLTNALRKAPQHTAVGFKQTVHKLLIVVELLLGEIPDRLQFRQPSLKRSLMPYFLLTQAVRTGNLAKFNQALDQFGEKFQADGTYTLIIRLRHNVIKTGVRMISLSYSRISLADIAQKLQLDSPEDAEFIVAKAIRDGVIEASINHEKGYVQSKETMDIYGTREPQLAFHQRISFCLDIHNMSVKAMRFPPKAYNKDLESAEERREREQQDLEFAKEMAEDDDDSFP; encoded by the exons ATGAAGGAGACAACAGCCAAGCGACGTGAGAAACCTAAGGACTCTAAAGCCGACAAGCAGAAAGATGCAGGCCCCGAGCCGCAGGATGTTGAGATGCCGGAGGAGGGTGCAACTAACGCGGTGAAGCTGCCCAAGGAACTAGACTCTATCACGCTGGAAG ACATCAAGGAGCACGTGAAGCAGATCGAGAAGGCTGTGTCCGGTAAGGAGCCTCGCTTCGTGCTGCGGGCGCTACGTGCCCTGCCCTCCACCAGCCGCCGTCTCAACCCCAACGTGCTCCACAAGGCCGTCACCGGCTTCTACACCGCCAACGCCGCCGGCAAGGACTTCCTTCTCGGGTTCCTGGAGGAG CCCATGGACACGGAGGGAGATGTGCAGTTCCGGCCCCGGACAGGGAAGGccgcctccacccctctcatccccGAGGTGGAGGCCTACCTGCAGCTCCTTCTAGTGGTGTACCTCACCAACAACAAGCGCTACACAGAG GCCCAGAAGGTGTCAGACGACCTGCTGCAGAAGATGGGCTCCCAGAACCGCCGCGCCCTGGACCTGGTGGCCGCCAAGTGTTACTACTACCACGCCCGAGTCTACGAGTTCCTCAACCAGCTGGACACCATacgcag cttccTCCACACGCGGCTGCGCACAGCGACCCTGCGGCACGATGCAGACGGCCAGGCCACCCTGCTGAACTTGCTGCTCAGGAATTACCTGCAGTTCAACCTGTACGACCAGGCCGAGAAGCTGGTGTCCAAGTCTGTGTTCCCGGAGCTGGCCAACAACAACGAGTGGGCCCGCTATCTCTACTACACAG GGCGTATCAAGGCCATCCAGCTGGAATACACTGAGGCCAGACGCACGCTCACCAACGCTCTGAGGAAGGCTCCCCAACACACAGCTGTGGGCTTCAAACAGACc GTTCACAAGCTGTTGATCGTTgtggagctgctgctgggggagATTCCAGACAGACTGCAGTTCAGACAGCCCTCCCTCAAGAGATCCCTCATGCCTTACTTCCTGCTCACTCAGG CCGTGCGAACCGGTAACCTGGCCAAGTTCAACCAGGCTCTGGACCAGTTTGGAGAGAAGTTCCAGGCGGACGGCACCTACACACTGATCATCCGCCTGAGACACAACGTCATCAAGACAG GAGTCCGTATGATCAGCCTGTCCTACTCCCGCATCTCCCTGGCCGACATCGCTCAGAAGCTGCAGCTGGACAGCCCGGAGGACGCAGAGTTCATCGTGGCCAAG gcgaTCCGTGACGGGGTGATCGAGGCCAGCATCAACCACGAGAAGGGCTACGTCCAGTCCAAGGAGACCATGGACATCTACGGAACCAGGGAGCCCCAGCTTGCCTTCCACCAGAGGATCTCCTTCTGCCTGGACATCCACAACATGTCTGTCAAG GCAATGAGGTTCCCACCCAAGGCCTACAACAAGGACCTGGAGTCAGCCGAG gagcgTAGAGAACGAGAGCAGCAGGACCTGGAGTTCGCCAAGGAGATGGCAGAGGATGACGACGACAGCTTCCCATGA
- the LOC136939350 gene encoding leucine-rich repeat-containing protein 3-like: MPLVWLLMGVVTTFLLFYDPGMTSSTAGQLRLPPGCRDAALAGCLCSASPPTGLSVRCSGLGLAAVPHGLPNATRRLYLDGNLLTSVPGDAFAGLPLLAELDLSRNQIASLEPGSFRGLAPTLRSLDLSHNRLTSLEPGALGGLRAQANLTLNPWHCDCRMQVAMPQLDLDPASLAGVVCHSSEPEEVGARGVALVMLASELDLCAVSKRTTDMAMLVTMFGWFAMVIAYLVYYVRHNQEDTRRHLEYLKSLPSRQTSTLSTMV, encoded by the coding sequence ATGCCTCTGGTCTGGCTTCTGATGGGCGTCGTCACCACCTTCCTGCTCTTCTACGATCCCGGGATGACCTCGTCCACGGCCGGCCAGCTGcgcctccctcctggctgcaGGGACGCGGCTCTGGCCGGCTGCCTCTGCTCCGCGTCTCCCCCCACTGGGCTGAGTGTGCGCTGCAGCGGGCTGGGCCTGGCCGCCGTGCCTCACGGCCTCCCCAACGCCACCCGCCGCCTCTACCTGGACGGCAACCTCCTCACCTCTGTCCCCGGCGACGCCTTCGCCgggctccccctgctggccgAGCTGGACCTGTCACGCAACCAGATCGCCAGCCTGGAACCCGGGAGCTTCCGGGGGCTGGCGCCCACCCTCCGCAGCCTGGATCTGTCCCACAACCGCCTGACTAGCCTGGAGCCCGGGGCGCTGGGAGGGCTCCGGGCCCAGGCCAACCTCACCCTCAACCCCTGGCACTGCGACTGCCGCATGCAGGTGGCCATGCCCCAGCTGGACTTGGACCCGGCCTCACTGGCCGGTGTGGTCTGCCACAGCTCGGAGCCCGAGGAGGTGGGCGCCAGAGGCGTTGCCTTGGTGATGCTGGCGTCGGAGCTGGACCTGTGCGCGGTGTCGAAGCGCACCACCGACATGGCCATGCTGGTCACCATGTTCGGCTGGTTCGCCATGGTGATAGCTTACCTGGTGTACTACGTCAGGCACAACCAGGAAGACACCAGGAGACACCTGGAGTACCTGAAGTCCCTGCCCAGCCGACAGACCTCCACGCTCAGCACCATGGTGTGA